A genomic window from Methylorubrum extorquens includes:
- a CDS encoding DUF3772 domain-containing protein, with protein MLRHSLLTRIRHMVRGKALIAALTAAALLPNAAVGQGSPPGAEAPTAQTAPAPKPHAAPPPANGQAAEGQAAPAPKPAAPKVPVSEALQTLRDRLDTIKADLEAREKAISGQNVGAGDLTRARDGLDPLADRLRSAIELLGPRLDAARERLTQIGPKPKEGEEGEEVARERAEREQAVNDIDGTQRLAKSLLVQSDQIVDQISNRRRAAFTRGLFERSSSLLSPDLWMRVAADIPRDVSSLSSGLDDTISLFRRNGTLWNLLVLGLAFGLSFALYFGRRNIAPALGRRDINVTSPSKRAKLLGAWRVLLLGTLPALAGSYAVYYALDVTELLPARFLPVASTILGGIAFIAFVEATADALLAVNKPAWRPAPVSDAAAWRINALAVSIAVVITVSKSTEALNSAIYAALPISIATRGIGAVTAALLLAIGLHRFADTAEKEEECFGPYVGTDTSSNIGGPLRLLGWVAVAVIAVAPFVGYVALSAFLVDQLIWSASILVLLWLLIMSVDVLIGGSLCEETRLATTLQANTGLRKRSLNQIAVLVTGFGRVLLIALAALLALAPWGLDSTDVFSSIRTAFFGFKVGDVTISLSSIAYGIGILGLGVFITRGVQRWLENTYLPATDLDAGLRNSISTVAGYVGFLLALALAFSYLGLSLEKLTIVAGALSVGIGFGLQSIVNNFVSGLLLLWERPIRVGDQVLIGDSEGIVKRISVRSTEIQTFDRSAVIVPNSNLISGIVKNRVRGDRTGRVILSVSVLRSKDPVQAAEMMVACAKAHPDVLKEPPPRVVFKKIGDPFLEFELVAMVIDVNLGQKVQSDLNFSVFKTLADAEFIPPMGPASSFITVQGLEPVRDALGQIAHAVGSSATQVIAPAASGVDDAKKSSAPEEASAHSPANESQDVNRRRHG; from the coding sequence ATGCTACGACACTCCCTGCTCACCCGCATTCGCCACATGGTTCGCGGCAAGGCCCTGATCGCGGCGCTGACCGCGGCGGCTCTCCTGCCGAATGCGGCGGTCGGGCAGGGGAGTCCGCCGGGGGCGGAGGCGCCGACCGCTCAGACGGCCCCGGCTCCGAAGCCGCACGCGGCGCCGCCGCCAGCGAACGGGCAAGCGGCCGAGGGGCAGGCCGCGCCGGCCCCCAAGCCGGCCGCGCCCAAGGTGCCCGTCTCGGAAGCGCTGCAAACGCTCCGCGACCGCCTCGACACCATCAAGGCGGATCTCGAAGCGCGGGAGAAGGCGATCTCCGGCCAGAATGTCGGCGCGGGCGACCTGACCCGCGCCCGCGACGGGCTCGACCCGCTCGCCGACCGGCTGCGCTCGGCGATCGAGCTGCTCGGCCCGCGGTTGGACGCGGCGCGTGAGCGCCTGACGCAAATCGGCCCCAAGCCGAAGGAGGGCGAAGAGGGCGAGGAGGTCGCCCGTGAGCGGGCCGAGCGCGAACAGGCCGTCAACGATATCGACGGCACCCAGCGGCTGGCCAAGTCCCTGCTGGTGCAAAGCGACCAGATCGTCGATCAAATCTCGAACCGCCGTCGCGCCGCCTTCACCCGCGGCCTGTTCGAGCGCAGCTCCTCGCTGCTGAGCCCCGACCTGTGGATGCGGGTCGCCGCCGACATTCCTCGGGACGTCAGCTCGCTGAGCAGCGGCCTCGACGACACGATCTCCCTGTTCCGCCGCAACGGCACCCTGTGGAACCTGCTGGTTCTCGGTCTCGCCTTCGGCCTGTCCTTCGCCCTGTATTTCGGACGCCGCAACATCGCCCCGGCGCTGGGCCGCCGGGACATCAACGTCACTTCGCCGTCGAAGCGGGCCAAGCTCCTGGGCGCGTGGCGCGTGCTCCTGCTCGGCACGCTGCCGGCTCTGGCAGGCAGCTACGCGGTCTATTACGCCCTCGACGTCACCGAGTTGCTGCCGGCCCGGTTCCTCCCGGTCGCCAGCACCATTCTCGGTGGCATCGCCTTCATCGCCTTCGTCGAAGCGACGGCCGACGCCTTGCTCGCCGTCAACAAACCGGCGTGGCGTCCGGCACCCGTCTCGGACGCCGCCGCATGGCGGATCAACGCGCTCGCAGTCAGCATCGCCGTGGTCATCACGGTGTCAAAATCGACGGAGGCGCTGAACTCGGCAATCTACGCCGCGCTGCCGATCTCGATCGCGACTCGCGGCATCGGTGCCGTCACGGCCGCGTTGCTACTCGCCATCGGCCTCCACCGCTTCGCCGATACGGCGGAGAAGGAGGAGGAGTGCTTCGGCCCCTATGTCGGCACCGACACGTCGTCGAACATCGGCGGGCCGCTGCGGCTGCTCGGATGGGTCGCGGTCGCGGTGATCGCGGTGGCGCCTTTCGTGGGATACGTCGCCCTCTCGGCCTTCCTCGTCGATCAGTTGATCTGGAGCGCGAGCATCCTCGTCCTGCTCTGGCTGCTCATCATGAGCGTCGATGTGCTGATCGGCGGGTCGCTGTGCGAGGAGACGCGCCTCGCCACCACGCTCCAGGCCAATACCGGGCTGCGCAAACGCTCGCTCAACCAAATTGCGGTGCTGGTGACCGGCTTCGGCCGGGTCCTGCTGATCGCCCTCGCCGCGCTCCTGGCGCTCGCGCCCTGGGGGCTCGACTCGACGGACGTATTCTCCTCGATCCGCACGGCCTTCTTCGGCTTCAAGGTCGGAGACGTCACGATCTCTCTCTCGTCCATCGCCTACGGCATCGGCATCCTCGGGCTCGGCGTGTTCATCACCCGTGGCGTGCAGCGCTGGCTCGAGAACACCTATCTGCCGGCGACCGACCTCGATGCCGGCCTGCGCAACTCGATCTCGACGGTGGCGGGCTATGTCGGCTTCCTGCTCGCCCTGGCGCTGGCCTTCTCCTATCTCGGCCTCAGCCTCGAGAAGCTGACCATCGTCGCCGGCGCGCTCTCGGTCGGTATCGGTTTCGGCCTTCAGTCGATCGTCAACAACTTCGTCTCGGGCCTGCTGCTTCTCTGGGAGCGTCCGATCCGGGTCGGCGATCAGGTGCTGATCGGCGACAGCGAGGGCATCGTGAAGCGCATCTCGGTGCGCTCCACCGAGATCCAGACCTTCGACCGCTCGGCCGTGATCGTGCCGAACTCGAACCTGATCTCGGGCATCGTGAAGAACCGGGTGCGCGGCGACCGCACCGGCCGGGTGATCCTGTCCGTCAGCGTTCTGCGCAGCAAGGATCCGGTGCAGGCCGCCGAGATGATGGTCGCCTGCGCCAAGGCGCATCCGGACGTGCTCAAGGAGCCGCCGCCGCGGGTGGTGTTCAAGAAGATCGGCGATCCCTTCTTGGAGTTCGAGCTGGTCGCCATGGTGATCGACGTCAACCTCGGTCAGAAGGTGCAGAGCGACCTCAATTTCTCGGTCTTCAAGACCCTGGCCGATGCCGAGTTCATCCCGCCGATGGGCCCGGCTTCGAGCTTCATCACCGTGCAGGGCCTGGAACCGGTCCGCGACGCGCTCGGACAGATCGCCCACGCTGTCGGCAGCTCGGCCACGCAGGTAATCGCGCCTGCAGCATCCGGAGTAGACGATGCCAAGAAAAGCTCTGCGCCGGAAGAAGCCTCGGCCCATAGCCCAGCGAACGAATCGCAGGATGTAAACCGTCGACGCCACGGATAG
- a CDS encoding CAP domain-containing protein: protein MTPDTTGLPSMYLPLTTGSTAVDTAEARDMISAYRRNNGAAPLVIDPELQRLAETEAAAMAASDRPSKSQTVRAAVARLGYDGADANLSAGYHTLAEAFSGWRDSPPHRAVMLSPEATRMGIATAYAPGSKYKVYWALLVAK from the coding sequence ATGACGCCCGACACCACCGGGCTACCGAGCATGTACCTGCCGCTCACCACCGGCAGCACCGCGGTGGACACGGCGGAGGCTCGGGACATGATCTCGGCCTATCGCCGCAACAACGGCGCCGCCCCGCTCGTCATCGACCCCGAGTTGCAGCGGCTCGCCGAGACCGAGGCCGCCGCCATGGCCGCCTCCGACCGGCCGAGCAAGAGCCAGACGGTGAGGGCTGCCGTGGCCCGGCTCGGCTATGACGGCGCGGATGCCAACCTTTCGGCGGGCTACCACACTCTCGCGGAAGCGTTCTCCGGCTGGCGCGACAGCCCTCCGCACCGGGCCGTCATGCTGTCGCCCGAGGCGACCCGCATGGGCATCGCCACCGCCTACGCGCCGGGCTCGAAATACAAAGTCTACTGGGCGCTGCTGGTCGCCAAGTAG
- a CDS encoding OmpA/MotB family protein — translation MAKKKRGGAHGGHGWFVTFADLMALLMSFFVMIAAYSTQDQKKLQVVAGSMRDAFGVNKESKFAGILESEGIPTADKFKHLRDVPPERATDRTTPPQIDSGLDDGIPDRGYPDAFGQAAASLRQAMQDMPEVAELSKNVIIAPTRKGLDVSIVDQDGRSMFPEGSSRPNDRTRRLLERLAPTLMKLPNRIAVTGFTATARPGTRDTAPPWELSANRALSVRDVLAGAGLPDDRFASVTGKADTEPMFPDNPYLAANRRVTVTLLSEAPPTPNGKVVP, via the coding sequence GTGGCCAAGAAGAAGCGCGGCGGCGCCCACGGCGGTCACGGCTGGTTCGTGACCTTCGCCGACCTGATGGCGCTCCTGATGAGCTTCTTCGTCATGATCGCCGCCTACTCGACCCAGGACCAGAAGAAGCTTCAGGTCGTCGCCGGCTCGATGCGCGACGCCTTCGGCGTGAACAAGGAATCGAAGTTCGCCGGCATCCTGGAGAGCGAGGGGATTCCGACAGCCGACAAGTTCAAGCACCTGCGCGACGTCCCCCCCGAGCGGGCCACTGACCGCACGACGCCGCCGCAGATCGACAGCGGCCTCGACGACGGCATTCCCGACCGCGGCTATCCCGACGCGTTCGGGCAGGCCGCGGCCTCCCTGCGGCAGGCGATGCAGGACATGCCGGAAGTGGCGGAGCTGTCGAAGAACGTCATCATCGCGCCGACCCGGAAGGGGCTCGACGTCTCCATCGTTGATCAGGACGGTCGCTCAATGTTCCCCGAAGGATCGAGCCGCCCCAACGATCGCACCCGCCGGCTGCTCGAGCGATTGGCGCCGACGCTGATGAAGTTGCCGAACCGCATCGCCGTGACCGGCTTCACCGCGACCGCCCGCCCCGGCACCCGCGACACCGCCCCGCCCTGGGAGCTTTCGGCCAACCGCGCCTTGAGCGTGCGCGACGTCCTGGCCGGCGCCGGCCTGCCGGACGACCGCTTCGCCTCTGTGACGGGCAAGGCGGATACCGAGCCGATGTTTCCCGACAATCCCTATCTCGCGGCGAACCGCCGGGTCACGGTTACGCTTCTCTCCGAGGCACCGCCGACGCCGAACGGCAAGGTTGTGCCCTGA
- a CDS encoding motility protein A: MDLATGIGLLGGVGVVFTLIMIDGGNFAAYFDKHAVIVIFGGAIAATMIRFPFSTMLHGLPMGLRYAFTMRSVKPHELIEEITKIADVVRKSGPIALESMEISDPFLAQGSRYIADGYDRDFIRDTMERDRDNFLMHLDEGSKIYRAFGDCAPAWGMIGTILGMVTMFANMSDPSKLGPAMATALLATLYGALIANMVAIPIADKLHVKLEEEDVSRSLIIDGILLIRDQKSPSLVREMLIAYLPANHREELAAEAA; this comes from the coding sequence ATGGATCTCGCAACCGGTATCGGGCTGCTCGGCGGCGTCGGCGTCGTGTTCACCCTCATCATGATCGACGGGGGCAACTTCGCCGCGTATTTCGACAAACACGCGGTGATCGTCATCTTCGGCGGCGCCATCGCCGCGACGATGATCCGCTTTCCGTTCTCGACCATGCTGCACGGCCTGCCGATGGGGCTGCGCTACGCCTTCACCATGCGCTCGGTGAAGCCGCACGAACTGATCGAGGAGATCACCAAGATCGCCGACGTGGTGCGCAAGTCGGGCCCGATCGCGCTGGAAAGCATGGAGATCTCCGATCCGTTCCTGGCTCAGGGCTCGCGCTACATCGCCGATGGTTACGACCGCGACTTCATCCGCGATACGATGGAGCGTGACCGCGACAACTTCCTGATGCACCTCGACGAAGGCTCGAAGATCTACCGTGCCTTCGGCGACTGTGCGCCGGCCTGGGGCATGATCGGCACCATCCTCGGCATGGTGACGATGTTCGCCAACATGTCCGACCCGTCGAAGCTCGGCCCCGCCATGGCGACCGCCCTGCTGGCCACCCTCTACGGCGCGCTGATCGCCAACATGGTCGCCATTCCGATCGCCGACAAGCTTCACGTCAAGCTCGAGGAGGAGGACGTGTCGCGCTCCCTCATCATCGACGGCATCCTGCTGATTCGCGACCAGAAGAGCCCCTCGCTGGTGCGCGAGATGCTCATCGCCTACCTGCCCGCCAACCACCGCGAAGAACTCGCCGCGGAAGCGGCCTGA
- a CDS encoding glucan ABC transporter ATP-binding protein/ permease, whose protein sequence is MSMIRLYARVLGLLAAEKRLVGGLIAANVALAVAAFAEPLIMGRIIDGLTHLSKDAPATALAPWIVAWVVFGLFTIGAGVAIALHSDRLAHRNRLSTMANFFEHVLELPIAFHSSNHSGRVLKAMLEGTNAMAWVWLNFFREHFSALLSVGVLLPLTLFVNWRLGAILVVLVLVFTALASYVMRRTETLQGEVEQFQSGLAAHASDALGNVAVIQSFTRARAEKEAMRTIIHDLLRVQIPVLSWWALANVATRASGTLTMTAIFITGIALHQKGAATVGEIVAFMSLATMLVTKLDHVVTFVNGVFMQAPKMREFFEVFDTVPTVRDRPHARQVARFEGEVIFDDVAFSYDGRRSALDGVSFTARPGETVALVGTTGSGKSTTLGLLHRTFDPDAGAIRIDGIDIRDIGLSSLRHNIGVVFQEPMLFNRSIRENLQVGRPDASDADMLDALERAQASEFMARQPDGLDTLIGERGRSLSGGERQRLSIARALLKNPPMLILDEATSALDAATERKLQQALETVMEGRTTFVIAHRLATIRNADRILVFEDGKIVEAGGFDELVALNQRFATLARAQFMAAEAEDDMPMAA, encoded by the coding sequence ATGTCGATGATTCGCCTCTATGCGCGGGTGCTCGGCCTATTGGCAGCGGAAAAGCGTCTGGTCGGCGGCCTGATCGCGGCCAACGTCGCGCTCGCGGTCGCGGCTTTCGCCGAACCGCTCATCATGGGCCGCATCATCGACGGCCTGACCCACCTCTCCAAGGACGCGCCCGCGACCGCGCTGGCGCCCTGGATCGTCGCGTGGGTGGTGTTCGGCCTGTTCACCATCGGTGCGGGGGTCGCGATCGCTCTGCATTCCGACCGGCTCGCCCATCGCAACCGCCTCTCGACCATGGCGAACTTCTTCGAGCACGTTCTCGAACTGCCGATCGCCTTCCATTCGTCCAATCATTCCGGCCGCGTGCTGAAGGCGATGCTGGAAGGCACGAACGCCATGGCCTGGGTCTGGCTCAACTTCTTCCGCGAGCACTTCTCCGCGCTGCTCTCCGTCGGTGTGCTCCTGCCGCTGACGCTGTTCGTGAACTGGCGTCTCGGCGCGATCCTCGTCGTGCTCGTCCTCGTCTTCACGGCGCTTGCGAGCTACGTCATGCGCCGGACCGAGACGCTTCAGGGCGAGGTCGAGCAGTTCCAGTCGGGACTGGCGGCCCACGCCTCCGACGCCCTCGGCAACGTCGCTGTGATCCAGTCCTTCACCCGGGCGCGCGCCGAGAAGGAGGCGATGCGCACCATCATCCACGATCTGCTCCGCGTGCAGATCCCGGTCCTGTCGTGGTGGGCGCTGGCCAACGTCGCCACCCGCGCCTCCGGCACGCTGACCATGACCGCGATCTTCATCACCGGCATCGCCCTGCACCAGAAAGGTGCGGCTACGGTCGGCGAGATCGTCGCCTTCATGAGCCTCGCCACCATGCTCGTGACAAAGCTCGATCACGTCGTGACCTTCGTGAACGGCGTGTTCATGCAAGCCCCGAAGATGCGCGAGTTCTTCGAGGTGTTCGACACCGTGCCGACCGTCCGCGACCGGCCGCATGCCAGGCAGGTCGCCCGGTTCGAGGGCGAGGTGATCTTCGACGACGTCGCCTTCTCCTATGACGGCCGCCGCAGCGCGCTGGACGGTGTGTCCTTCACGGCCCGCCCCGGCGAGACCGTGGCGCTCGTCGGTACGACGGGTTCGGGCAAGTCCACCACGCTGGGCCTGCTGCACCGCACCTTTGATCCGGATGCCGGTGCCATCCGCATCGACGGAATCGATATCCGCGATATCGGCCTGTCGAGCCTGCGCCACAACATCGGCGTCGTCTTCCAGGAGCCGATGCTGTTCAACCGCTCGATCCGCGAGAACCTGCAAGTCGGTCGCCCCGACGCGAGCGATGCCGATATGCTCGACGCCCTCGAACGCGCTCAGGCCAGCGAATTCATGGCACGCCAGCCCGACGGGCTCGACACGCTCATCGGCGAACGCGGCCGCTCCTTGTCGGGTGGCGAGCGCCAGCGCCTCTCGATCGCGCGGGCACTGCTGAAGAACCCGCCGATGCTGATCCTCGACGAGGCCACCAGCGCCCTGGACGCGGCGACCGAGCGCAAGCTGCAGCAGGCACTGGAGACGGTGATGGAGGGGCGTACCACCTTCGTGATCGCCCATCGCCTCGCCACGATCCGCAACGCCGACCGCATCCTTGTGTTCGAGGACGGCAAGATCGTCGAGGCCGGCGGTTTCGACGAACTCGTCGCCCTCAACCAGCGCTTCGCGACGCTCGCCCGGGCTCAGTTCATGGCCGCCGAGGCCGAGGACGACATGCCGATGGCCGCCTGA
- the pgl gene encoding 6-phosphogluconolactonase yields the protein MIPLPSNTELMADAEATARAAAEHLLAMAESAEGERIAICLSGGSTPKRLYALLASPGYVERVPWARIHWFFGDDRVVPWDDALSNVRMVREAFGHAAPVPATHLYFMPSDHGAEAGARAYEKTLRDFYGAEQFDPARPLFDLVLLGLGSDGHTASLFPGKPAFAERTAWVAPVPEAGMEPFVPRITLTFPALASSRSVLFLVNGASKREPLQRIADGEDLPARHVESAGRVTWYVDRDAAAA from the coding sequence ATGATCCCGCTTCCCTCGAACACCGAGCTGATGGCGGATGCCGAGGCGACGGCCCGTGCGGCGGCCGAGCACCTGCTGGCGATGGCCGAGAGCGCGGAGGGCGAACGCATCGCGATCTGTCTCTCCGGCGGCTCGACCCCGAAGCGGCTCTACGCGCTGCTGGCCTCCCCCGGCTACGTCGAGCGGGTGCCATGGGCGCGCATCCACTGGTTCTTCGGCGATGACCGCGTGGTGCCGTGGGACGATGCGCTGAGCAACGTCCGCATGGTCCGAGAGGCGTTCGGCCATGCCGCCCCGGTGCCGGCGACGCATCTGTACTTCATGCCCTCCGATCACGGAGCGGAAGCAGGCGCACGCGCCTACGAGAAGACGCTTCGCGACTTCTACGGGGCTGAACAGTTCGATCCGGCACGACCGCTGTTCGATCTCGTGCTGCTCGGCCTCGGTAGCGATGGCCATACCGCCTCGTTGTTTCCGGGCAAACCGGCTTTCGCCGAACGCACGGCCTGGGTGGCGCCGGTCCCGGAAGCGGGCATGGAGCCGTTCGTGCCGCGCATCACCCTGACCTTTCCGGCGCTGGCCTCCTCGCGCTCGGTGCTGTTTCTCGTCAACGGCGCAAGCAAGCGCGAGCCGCTGCAACGGATCGCCGACGGCGAGGATCTGCCAGCGCGACACGTCGAGAGTGCCGGGCGCGTGACGTGGTATGTCGATCGCGACGCGGCCGCAGCCTAA
- the gnd gene encoding phosphogluconate dehydrogenase (NAD(+)-dependent, decarboxylating): MQLGMIGLGRMGGNIVRRLLRDGHTAVVYDRDPKAVEALAAEGATPASSLEDLAAKLEAPRTAWVMLPAGQITEETVTALGGLLSADDCIIDGGNSFYQDDVRRARDLDAKGIHYIDVGTSGGVWGLERGYCMMIGGHKAAVDRLDPIFRTLAPGLGEIPRTPGREDRDPRAEQGYIHAGPSGAGHFVKMVHNGIEYGLMQAYAEGFDILRHANAPNIPEERRFDLNLGDIAEVWRRGSVVSSWLLDLTASALAGDERLEGYSGYVEDSGEGRWTINAAVEEAVPATVLSSALYRRFRSREDESYADKLLSAMRQGFGGHKEPPRRGPAP; the protein is encoded by the coding sequence ATGCAACTCGGCATGATCGGCCTCGGCCGGATGGGCGGCAACATCGTCCGCCGCCTGCTGCGCGATGGCCACACGGCCGTGGTCTACGACCGTGATCCGAAGGCGGTGGAGGCGCTGGCCGCCGAGGGTGCAACGCCTGCCTCCAGCCTGGAGGATCTTGCTGCCAAGCTCGAGGCGCCGCGCACGGCTTGGGTTATGCTGCCGGCCGGCCAGATCACCGAGGAGACGGTGACCGCGCTCGGGGGCCTCCTGAGTGCCGACGACTGCATCATCGACGGCGGCAACTCGTTCTATCAGGACGATGTGCGCCGGGCTCGTGACCTTGATGCCAAGGGTATCCACTACATCGATGTCGGCACCTCCGGCGGCGTGTGGGGTCTGGAGCGCGGCTACTGCATGATGATCGGCGGCCACAAGGCGGCCGTCGATCGGCTCGACCCGATCTTCCGCACGCTGGCACCGGGCCTCGGCGAGATCCCGCGTACGCCCGGGCGTGAGGATCGCGATCCGCGCGCCGAGCAGGGCTACATCCATGCAGGCCCGAGCGGCGCCGGTCATTTCGTGAAGATGGTCCATAACGGCATCGAGTACGGCCTGATGCAGGCCTATGCCGAGGGCTTCGACATCCTTCGCCACGCCAACGCCCCCAACATTCCCGAGGAGCGCCGATTCGACCTCAATCTCGGCGACATCGCCGAGGTGTGGCGGCGAGGCAGCGTGGTCTCCTCCTGGCTCCTCGATCTCACCGCGTCCGCGCTCGCGGGCGACGAGCGCCTCGAAGGATATTCCGGTTACGTCGAGGATTCCGGTGAGGGCCGCTGGACCATCAATGCAGCGGTCGAGGAAGCCGTGCCGGCCACCGTCCTCTCCAGCGCCCTCTACCGCCGCTTCCGCTCCCGCGAGGATGAAAGCTACGCCGACAAGCTGCTCTCGGCCATGCGCCAGGGCTTCGGCGGCCACAAGGAGCCGCCGCGCCGGGGGCCCGCGCCATGA
- a CDS encoding c-type cytochrome, whose translation MTRLTALGSGWFALAALLSVGAAKAQEADADLIKRGEYLATAGDCTACHTKAGGKFMAGNFKLDTPIGAIKTPNLTPDDETGIGKWSYETFEKAFRHGIGDEGEYLYPAFPFSWYTKVSDDDTKAIFAYLKSLTPVKEKREDNEIPFPFNVRTALITWRTAFFTEGRFEPDPKASAEVNRGGYLVEGLGHCGMCHNERKLVGNSSLAGRFGGGVIDGWYAPNITPDGHQGIGAWSDEEVVSYLKTGTAPGNRPGVAAGPMRQTIEESLSKMTDADLKAMVAYLRTIPAKQTYKEKDLQAFNGPGAPGADTYLTYCSSCHRPDGKGVEGAIPALAGNTSIQSGGPETIINVIVGGLAAQSGYAPMPAIGQEMTDDQIKDVTDYIRNSWGNKAPVVSEVGVVATAREKIKTMMAGNAPCSTIENEGLKASIEEATGGDALKGLKPNDFVPVLARVAPKVKAAVPEAGDDTVVNGLLSAFCKANRSDKDAEPLPWSTTIGSFGNVAYSQVKNPEKRVEATPGQPPASGATSPKP comes from the coding sequence ATGACACGCCTCACTGCCCTCGGCTCCGGTTGGTTCGCCCTTGCCGCCCTCCTCTCGGTCGGCGCGGCCAAAGCGCAGGAGGCTGATGCCGATCTGATCAAGCGCGGCGAATATCTGGCGACGGCGGGTGACTGCACCGCCTGCCACACCAAGGCCGGCGGCAAGTTCATGGCCGGCAACTTCAAGCTCGATACGCCGATCGGGGCGATCAAGACCCCCAATCTCACGCCGGACGACGAGACCGGCATCGGCAAGTGGAGCTACGAGACCTTCGAGAAGGCGTTCCGTCACGGCATCGGCGACGAGGGGGAGTATCTCTACCCGGCCTTCCCGTTCTCCTGGTACACCAAGGTTTCGGACGACGACACGAAAGCGATCTTCGCCTACCTCAAATCCCTCACCCCGGTGAAGGAGAAGCGGGAGGACAACGAGATTCCCTTCCCGTTCAACGTCCGCACTGCCCTGATCACGTGGCGCACCGCCTTCTTCACTGAAGGACGTTTCGAGCCCGATCCCAAGGCCAGCGCGGAGGTCAATCGCGGCGGGTACTTGGTCGAAGGCCTCGGCCATTGCGGTATGTGTCACAACGAGCGCAAGCTCGTCGGCAATTCGAGCTTGGCCGGCCGGTTCGGCGGCGGCGTCATCGACGGCTGGTACGCGCCCAACATCACCCCGGACGGGCATCAGGGCATCGGCGCGTGGAGCGACGAGGAGGTCGTGAGCTACCTCAAGACCGGCACCGCCCCCGGCAACCGGCCGGGCGTGGCCGCTGGCCCGATGCGCCAGACCATCGAAGAATCGCTCTCCAAGATGACCGACGCCGACCTAAAGGCGATGGTTGCCTATTTGCGCACGATCCCGGCCAAGCAGACCTACAAGGAGAAGGATCTCCAGGCGTTCAACGGGCCGGGCGCGCCGGGGGCGGACACTTACCTCACCTACTGCTCCTCCTGTCACCGGCCGGACGGCAAGGGTGTCGAGGGAGCGATTCCGGCTCTCGCCGGCAACACCTCGATCCAGTCCGGTGGCCCCGAGACGATCATCAACGTGATCGTCGGTGGTCTTGCGGCGCAGAGCGGCTACGCACCGATGCCGGCCATCGGCCAGGAAATGACCGACGATCAGATCAAGGACGTTACCGACTACATCCGCAACTCGTGGGGCAACAAGGCTCCGGTCGTGTCGGAAGTCGGTGTCGTCGCGACCGCGCGGGAAAAAATAAAGACGATGATGGCCGGTAATGCGCCCTGCTCGACCATCGAGAACGAAGGGCTGAAAGCCAGCATTGAGGAGGCCACCGGCGGCGACGCGCTGAAGGGGCTGAAACCGAACGATTTCGTTCCGGTCCTCGCCCGCGTTGCGCCAAAGGTGAAGGCTGCCGTGCCCGAGGCCGGCGACGACACTGTGGTCAACGGGCTGCTCTCGGCCTTCTGCAAGGCGAATCGCAGTGACAAGGATGCGGAGCCTCTGCCCTGGTCGACGACCATCGGCTCGTTCGGCAACGTTGCCTACAGCCAGGTCAAGAACCCGGAGAAGCGCGTGGAGGCCACGCCGGGCCAGCCGCCGGCCTCGGGGGCAACATCGCCGAAGCCTTGA
- a CDS encoding TspO/MBR family protein, which yields MTGLLAGGWGPPVVAVLVALAVAVAGGIATRTDAWYRRLRVPGWKPPDWAFGPVWTVIFVLTTASAIIAWNADPDPAARARLVAVFAVNGVLNIAWSVVFFRLRRPDWAFAEVLLLWLSILAVMVTVAQASLPAALLNLPYLAWVSIAACLNLTIVRLNPRFGRRLRSA from the coding sequence GTGACCGGTCTGCTGGCTGGGGGTTGGGGACCGCCCGTCGTCGCCGTTCTCGTGGCGCTCGCCGTCGCGGTGGCAGGCGGGATCGCGACCCGGACGGACGCTTGGTATCGACGCCTACGCGTTCCCGGCTGGAAGCCGCCGGACTGGGCGTTCGGGCCGGTCTGGACCGTCATCTTCGTCCTCACCACCGCCTCCGCGATCATCGCCTGGAACGCCGACCCGGACCCGGCGGCGCGAGCCCGGCTCGTTGCGGTCTTCGCCGTCAACGGCGTGCTCAACATCGCGTGGAGCGTCGTCTTCTTTCGCCTGCGCCGGCCTGATTGGGCTTTCGCCGAGGTGCTGCTGTTGTGGCTCTCCATCCTCGCCGTGATGGTCACCGTCGCCCAAGCATCTCTGCCTGCAGCCCTGCTCAACCTTCCCTACCTCGCCTGGGTCAGCATCGCCGCTTGCCTGAACCTCACCATCGTCCGGCTCAATCCGCGCTTCGGGCGGCGCTTGAGGAGTGCGTGA